The following coding sequences lie in one Saccharopolyspora hordei genomic window:
- a CDS encoding DUF2795 domain-containing protein, translated as MSSAPDRADLLRYLCHVRFPATKQEIHRQCVALGTPAPCLERLRTLPEGTYVEADTVLQALPPL; from the coding sequence ATGTCGTCCGCACCCGATCGCGCAGATCTGCTCAGGTACCTGTGCCACGTCCGGTTCCCCGCCACCAAGCAGGAGATCCACCGGCAGTGCGTGGCGCTGGGCACGCCGGCGCCGTGCCTGGAGCGGCTGCGGACCCTGCCCGAGGGCACCTACGTCGAAGCCGACACGGTGCTGCAGGCGCTGCCGCCGCTGTGA